ATGTGACTTATAAATGAAATTAGGTGTTCCAGCTTGATTGTGTTTAAGTCAACATAAACTTGTCTTTTGAGCATGATGGGTTTCATTGAAAATATAATATGATGATGTTtgtaaaacaaatataaatttatcaaaaagcTGTATACATCACAATAGACATAGTCATTGTTATAATTCATAACAAACATCATAATCATATCATATTATCTTAATAGATATACCACATAGGTAATCAAGGATCTACAACTTCACAGAACAAATCAAAACAAAGGTTCCATAGCATTGTTCACCTAAACAAAACAACATAATAAGCCTAATTAAAATATCCTTATAACACAACTAAATTGTTTACACAGCCATGTTCCCAAAAAGCTAATAACAACTACAAAACACATTTCCTAATTAAAATTCttaatctttctttcttgaatGCTTGAAACCTGGAGTTAGCACAAATGTCATGAAGCTTTGCATCTTCTTAGCAGTTACGGAACTTGTTCTTTTCAGCGTTTCATTAGATATGGCCACAGGTGATTTGATGGAGGCATTCAATAATCTTATCTTGCGTTTAATGACATGCAATTTGGGTGGCCTTCCTTTCTTTGCAGTTGGGTATCTTGTATTGGTGAGGAGCCTTTTGGTTGGCTGATTGTCACCTCAGGTTGTGGCTGGACTAGTGGAGGAGGTAGAGAAAAGGATTGAACATCATTGTTGgtatttgttttatttgtaaGGGGAGTAGGCTTTTAACAAGTGCAAACTGCAGTTGCATTTGCCTAGCTTGTTTCTCAGCATTCACTTGTTTCTTCTTTGCACAATATGATTGTGTCTTCTTTAAATTAAAGTTGTATAATTTGATAAAAGCTGCTCTTAATAAGAGTACAAAGCCAAAGATTTATGTCTCACAATAGATATATATGACTTGATCAAAACTGGTTCAATACAAAGGAAAACtgtattattattgaatatgCTGATACATTTGAGACTCTTAAATGTagcaaaagagaaaacaaaattgaaaaagttgTTTCTCGTGCAACTTCTTCCTTGGGTTACCCCATAAAATAGTGATGGCTGCATAAATGTCTGAAAAGCTAGTCTATGTAAATTGCCATGCTAATTATATCATAAGGACATTGCAAATACAGAATATAAGATTAATCTCAGACCaatgaaaaaaaggaaaagaaaaaaagaaggctGGGGGGTTGATGTTTATCACTAAACCATACAATGAAGCTAGAAATGCTAATTCTCTGGTCCAAAGTTATAGAAGGCACTTAGTATCAAACTTCTATACAGGATCAAAATAGGAATAATAGAATTCATATCATTGCTATTACCATGATTCATTACCTGGGAGATTGCTCGGAAtgaaagacaaaccaaagatgcCTAATAGACACTAAACATGCTTCGTCTTTAACCTATCTCaaactttggctagagcttcaAGGGACCAACATGGAAAAAACTCAACAACATGCACTTTTGAGGATTTATGTTAGCTGACAATGTTACCTTAGGAATTCAGCTTTGGCACAATAGTAAGGAGGGTAACACCAACTACATATATCTTCACTGGACTCTGCCAAGTGTGAGCTCCATGTGCCCTTTCTAAACAAAAATGTCATAGGAGGACCCTCAATCTACAAAAGCAAAAATCAAATAACGTTaatcaacaataaaatataaaacaaccTCAGAGTAACAATTGCATGTAAACACATAACAAACAACATATTCATAGTCAGCTAAACTCTAGTCTAACTAAATGGTTCTTACAACTACGTCAACATAAAGCGACACACACCAACACTgcaaaattaacaaaaactgacaaaaaaattaaatctttaccTATGGCAATTACTGTTCCTTCCTCCAATCGTGTAAGTTCTCCGTGAGCTCCTCCAACTTTCTACTCTAGTAGTGCCAACTCCTCCACAAATGTTGATGCGCACAAAGATCATCAAGTAAACAAGGAGGTTTTGATCATAGACAAGTGTCTCAGGGCAGAGAGTCACAGAGTAGAGAGGAGACGAGGGGTTTTGGAGCGAAAGTTGAAGAGGGTTGTTATGAGAGGAGGTGATGGGGAGAAACATTTGAAAATCTCACTGTGGACCACAAATGACGTCGTTCCATGGTTTTGGGGTTGGGGGATTGATGCTACGTCATTTTAGTGTGTGCCACGCTGTAACTTAACGTTCCAGCTCAGCAAACATTACACACCTCAGCAACTGAGATGACAGAAGGACAAACTCCACCAAGATTGGTATATTTCGGGGACgcttttgattaattttatctttcagggACCAAAATGGAGATCGAGGTATCTTTCAGGgacgattttgactattaactcgATGATAATACCAATGTTTTGAAAATCGAACCGCACCAGTCGGTCGAATCGGTCCAACTGAGAACTGACGATAAAACGATTTGGTTCACTGCTTAATTATAACCATCCATTTGTAAATCGCTCAGAAATTATTGAACCGGTTGCGACTTGGCCGATTGAACCGGACTAGTAACTGGCCGGTTCTAGATAAACAACGCCGTTTTGAGTTTcttttaaaaggaaaaagaaaatccaaCCCGTGCGCCCCTTCATTCTTGAAACTGAATTCTCTCACCCCCTTGATTGAAGCAAAGTTCAAATTGGTACCAAATCAAAACCCTAATTCTTTCTTAACGGTTCTGCCGCAGTGCCGCCACCATCCACGTTGTCAGCGCCTCCACTTTTTCCTCATTCCCCGTGTCCCAAACCCAGACCATCTCTTGTAGCTCGACATGTCATCCCCATCCTCCCTGACTTCTCTATTCGAGGCTTGGAGCAGCTTGCCGTCGAGTTGTTTCTTGCTGCTCACCGTCTGTCTCTCCGTCGAAGGTTAGTGGCCCTGCTTTCACTTctttggttcttcttcttcttctttttatgaTCTGTTTATTGATTTCTGAATGTGAAATTGTGTATggatatttttaaatcaaataactAATTTAGTGTTGTTgctcttttttagtttttttttaatttcttaaatttctgttgaaattttcttgctattgctaaaaatcagaatcaaatcattattgaaatttttgtttagctttattgatttcaggtttagtgtGATTACTGGTTGCTCTTTTGTAAGGTTTATTGCTGAATGCTGATTGTTCTTGATTGTTGGTTCTGTTTAGTGTGGTCTGGTGTTTATTGAAATCCATTTTTGCTAATTTTTGTTTCTTGATTCTTGGTTTTGTTTGCTGAATGGTATGAAAACTTGTGGTTgctaatttagtaattttacaTTCTAATTGTCAAGTTCCTGTTATACATGATGTCTTACATGCATATAGTTGTTGAATGCATTATTAGTTAGTTTATTCATATTGGGAATTTTGAGTTATATATTTCTTACTCCTAAAAGCATTGTTGCTAAAAGTATATAATGAATATCTATTTAGGGTTCCTAAATTTATTCCTTGTCTTCTATTCAGGTGGATGAATGGTCAGCATTTAAGGGCACGAACATCACAAGAAGTGACCCAACTTATTGGGGATCGCTGGAAGGCATCTGGCTTACTCACAGTATCAGCAGGGCCCTTTGTTGATGTGAGATTTAATTCCATATGTCTTGATTTAGTCTCATTCTAAGTAGAATTCTATTTAAACATTTTTCAAGGCACTTGAATTTATTTCGTATGATTTTGTTGTGACTTAAAACATTAGACTCAAGTATGGCAAGTTCCCTATCATTGACTTGGGAACTATCAAGAAAATCAAGCATGGTTACGTTTGGTGGCTCTGGAAAATATGCCTCTGCATTATATGCTGTAGTAGTGAAAGCTAATTCAGTCGAAAAGGTTGAGTCCGAGATTCTTCAGTTTGTTGAGTCAGTTAAGAATAGTACTATAATTTTCTAGGTTGTAAGTGACTTGTCTATGAAGAAAGATCATAAGATTTGGTTGATGACATTTCATataatgatttaaatttgaaagataTTTTAAGGTTTATATTAAACTATAATTCTGTTTTACagtgtttatttataatttatttattattttttattataaaatgattttttgGTTAGACTGGTTAGACCAATAAATTAGTAAACCAGTGACTAGAGTGGTTTGATGACCGGTccaattttcagaactttggaTAATACATAAGCTAACAATATTCATGATATAAATTGAATATGGACTTATTGGAATtcagaaatttagaaaaaatacaAAGATGATTGTTAAAAACATAAAGAATGCAACGAAAGAATTATAGATATTACAAAGTTTAAGAAATTGTGTGTAAAAGAGGATGCCTTAACAACTACTCTCCCTATTTATAACATACTATCtcctttattattttacaaatttatcTCTGATTTTTGCAAATCTGCTTGCTCTTTCTATGGGTTGATTCAAGGGCTCTGTCCGGGATTTAATGTCTTCTGTCatagtttttgaaaatctgGTAGctggttttataatttttctgacATTCTATTGGTATTTCACTGGAAGCATTTGTTGTGTTCTGCATGTGatgtttttgttgattttaGAGCTTCTTTGacacattttttattatcaaacatGTGTctggttttttttatttgggattctttttttcttagtttttaaaTGGGTCTTGGTATCTAATATGTATAGTCTTAAGCTGAACTGaacttcttcatcttcatctgcTGAGACTGCTTTTGTTGCTTTTAAAGAATtatgaatttcttcttctgagGTAGCTGCTGCAAGAACAACCATAATCTATTTTTTGTGTGCTAAAGAAATGAGTCTCTTTTTCGTATGATATTTTATCAAACCCTAAACTATGACTCGGGGTTGATCTTTTTTGAGATATGGTCATCCAGTTATCAATGATCCTTTTACTGATTAGGTTAAGGTCAAATTTATTCCAccattttacttttatatttcaaattaaatattgtaCATTCGGAGTGTCTTCATATTCTGCTGAATCATGTTTCCATGTGTTGAGCTaagattgattttgataaacaaattatgatgacaaacatttaaTAGGTTAAAAGTCTAAGCTTGTCTAATATGTGTATTAGTGGTGCAGGCCCATtattcaattctcagcccaacaTATTGCTTGAGTATTCCTTCAATACTtcaaatcaatgcataagtccAATTCCTTTAACAAGCACTGTTCAGCAAAAATAGAAGGCTTTGCATTTGCAAAATGGAAAAATGGGTTGTCTTCATCATGGAGAGAGGAGGATAGCTGGAACAAAAAGGGATTAACGATACAACAAGTACAGCTGTGGCTCTAGCAAAGCAACAAGACACAAGGACAATTTCACTACACAAAGAACATCAGCAAATCAAAATGCAGAAGATCACTAGTAAAGTTTGGAAGAGCAAAACAAAAACACGGAGATATAGGCAGCAGTTGGTAATGCATGAAAATAGAAATGTTGTGCATGCTAAGGAAGACAGCAGATCTAAGGACATCAGAGTTTGTGGAGCAGCTCCTCAAACAAGCAGAGTTAGTggagaagaatgaaaaaaaagcaTTGCATGCCAATGGAGACAATTTCAACGGGCAGAATCAAGAAAGGAATTAGAAGAGACAACGTTGAAATTTGAAGGGCAAGCTGATTCTATAAGAGATGTCTCACTCTAACATttgaaagcaagaaaaagatagCACATTCAAGAGCATCATCTCAACTATTGAGTTGAATTCTTTTCTTCTACTCGAGGTTCATTTCTGATTTTTGTTATGGCTATCTTGAGTCATCTTTTGTATTGAGAAAAAGGCTAAAAATGTGAGTGAAAAAGCCATGAGAGAAAAGGCAAAAGATGCATGAAAGAGCCACTGAAATTTTGTGTAATTGAGTTGTTCAACTAGGATTAGTTCCCCTTGCCAAGTTGGGTTAACACTTAGTGAGTTTGAATCTGTGAAGATTTCCCTTCCAAGTTGGGACAGCACTTTGGGTAACTGAGTTTTGGTGAAGAAAGCTTAGTGGTAGATACTATTTGAATTAGGTTGTAATTCAATTGTATTGGTGATTGTAATCAGTGgattatagtgaaaattccatcatggttgtggtggagactggacaTAGGATTCATGGCACTTAGAATCCGAATCAGGATACATGCTgccctctttttcttcttcccttctatgTTTTTGTTCTGCACatgagacaaaacaaaaaaatctccTACATTCTTAGCTTCCACGAAAATAGAGcttgaaaagttatttttgaGAAAActtgattcaaccccccttctcaaGTTCCATCAGttccatcaattggtatcaggagCAAGGTCTCAAGGAGTCAAGCTTCACAGATTCGAGTAAAGATCCATGGCCAACAATATGGGTCCAAATATCATGGCATTTACACTCACTGAAGTGCAGTCGAATAATAGACCTCACTACTTCAATGGCAGCAACTACTCTTACTAGAAAGAGACAATGAGAATCTTTTTGAAGTCAATTGATTACAACATTTGGAAGATTATTCTCAATGGACCAGACGTCCCAACTAAGCAAAACGCTGATGGAGAAGTTGTGAAAAAAGAAGACAATGAGTGGacagaggaagaaaagaagaaggttgAACTCAATTCAAAGGCAATCAACCTGATGCACTGCGCAATAAGTTTTGAAGAATACAGAAAAGTGTCAAAGTGCAAGACAGCTAAAGAAATATGGGATAAGCTCAGACTCAACCATGAAGGCACCAAACAAGTGAGGGAGACCAGAATTGATATGCTGATGAAGGAGTATGAAATGTTCAACATGAAGGAGGAAGAGAGCATTGATCAAATGTTCGAAAGGTTCtcaataatcatcaacaatcTGGATGCCATGGGGAAGAGCTATTCCGAAGAAACCTTGGTAAGGAAGACTTGAGGAGTCTTACTAAGATGTGGAAAGTAAAAAGCACAGCCATctctaaaaaaaatgatttgatCAAAATCACATATGATGAGCTAAGAGACAAGCTGCTGGCCTATGAGACCACCACATGTCTCAAGATAAAgatgacaaaaagaaaagtgtaGCACTAAAATCAAGAATGATAGCCAAAGAAGTGGAATCGGGTGACATTTTCTCAGATGAAGAAATGGTGTTCTttgcaagaaaaataagaagattaCTGAGATTCAAAAAGAAAGGCAAAGAAAGTTCTTCATCCAAGGACTTCAAGAAGGATCAAGTCAAGTTCACATGCCACTACTGCAAAGAACCGGGTCACTTCAAGTCAGATTGTCCTCAGTTAAAGAAAGGCAAAAAATCAAAGAAGGACAAAAAGAAAGTGATGATGGCAACATGGGAAGACTTGGAGAATAACACCAATTTTGAAGACTCAAATCAAGAGGCTCAACTATGCTTGATGGCTAATCACGATGATGAAGATGAG
This portion of the Arachis duranensis cultivar V14167 chromosome 6, aradu.V14167.gnm2.J7QH, whole genome shotgun sequence genome encodes:
- the LOC107495228 gene encoding uncharacterized protein LOC107495228, which encodes MRIFLKSIDYNIWKIILNGPDVPTKQNADGEVVKKEDNEWTEEEKKKVELNSKAINLMHCAISFEEYRKVSKCKTAKEIWDKLRLNHEGTKQVRETRIDMLMKEYEMFNMKEEESIDQMFERFSIIINNLDAMGKSYSEETLVRKT